A stretch of the Clostridium botulinum genome encodes the following:
- a CDS encoding solute:sodium symporter family transporter has product MFLTIGSFLSFTIIVAIISYIKTKGSDSTAKGYFLAGRGLSATVIASSMVLTSLSTEQLVGVNGDSYASNFSIMAWTVVSIIPLIVLAVYLLPKYLKGGFTTIPEFFQERYDEKTRRLMSILFLIGYTFVMIPGSLYSGAIAFTKIFNVSEMFHLSFSASLWLVVWITGIIGGIYAIFGGLKAVAVSDTLNGIGLFIGGLFIPVFGLLFIGKGNVMHGLNIILTEHPEKLNAIGSASSSTPWTTIFTGILIVNFFYWSTNQAIVQRSLAAKNLAAGQKGILMAGVMLLLLPVILNLPGTISYIVFGDSLAKADFAYPALVAKVLPKCLLGFFTATILGAILSTFNSFVNSAATLFCVDIYKPKIKPNATDDEMIKMAKIVSTIIALISMFIAPLLQYGSDGIFLILRRFAGFFNIPIVALVCIGFLNKTVSGKAARITVYLHIILYYSLVWVFKVNVNFTHIMGALFVFDVVLMLVLSLKFKRTTPYVPNKVNKSNVDLHYWKYSMLAGLLLAFALIYMYGVLSPIGIATKTPNGKFGMYSLVYWMIVLPITLVCHNAFVKKCIKAKVNEVSEIA; this is encoded by the coding sequence ATGTTTTTAACTATTGGATCTTTTTTATCATTTACTATTATAGTTGCAATTATTTCTTACATTAAAACGAAAGGTAGTGATAGTACAGCAAAAGGGTACTTTTTAGCTGGAAGAGGATTGTCGGCAACTGTAATTGCAAGTTCTATGGTTCTTACAAGTTTGTCTACAGAACAATTGGTAGGCGTTAATGGAGATTCTTATGCTTCAAACTTTTCTATTATGGCTTGGACTGTAGTATCTATAATACCATTAATAGTTTTAGCAGTGTATCTATTACCTAAATATCTTAAAGGTGGATTTACAACAATACCAGAATTTTTTCAAGAAAGATATGATGAAAAAACAAGAAGATTAATGTCCATATTATTTTTAATAGGATATACATTTGTTATGATTCCAGGGTCATTATATTCAGGTGCAATAGCTTTTACAAAAATATTTAATGTTTCTGAAATGTTTCATTTAAGTTTTTCAGCTTCTTTATGGTTAGTTGTTTGGATTACAGGAATTATTGGAGGAATATATGCCATATTTGGAGGGTTAAAAGCAGTAGCAGTGTCTGATACTTTGAATGGTATTGGATTATTTATAGGTGGATTATTCATACCTGTTTTTGGTCTTTTGTTTATAGGAAAAGGAAATGTAATGCATGGCTTGAATATAATTTTAACTGAGCATCCAGAAAAACTTAATGCCATTGGTTCTGCAAGTTCATCAACTCCATGGACTACAATTTTTACAGGAATACTTATTGTAAATTTCTTTTATTGGAGTACAAACCAAGCTATAGTGCAAAGATCATTGGCAGCTAAAAATTTAGCAGCTGGACAAAAAGGAATATTAATGGCAGGGGTTATGTTACTGTTATTACCAGTAATATTAAACTTACCAGGAACTATTTCTTATATTGTATTTGGTGATAGTCTTGCAAAAGCAGATTTTGCTTATCCAGCTTTAGTTGCTAAAGTTCTACCAAAATGCCTTTTAGGATTTTTCACAGCTACTATTTTAGGAGCCATACTAAGTACTTTCAATTCATTTGTAAATAGTGCTGCTACATTATTCTGTGTAGATATATACAAGCCTAAAATAAAGCCTAATGCAACAGATGATGAAATGATTAAAATGGCTAAGATTGTAAGTACAATAATAGCATTAATATCTATGTTTATAGCTCCATTACTTCAATATGGATCAGATGGAATATTCCTAATACTAAGAAGGTTTGCTGGATTCTTCAATATTCCAATAGTAGCTCTTGTATGTATAGGATTTTTAAATAAAACTGTTTCAGGAAAAGCTGCAAGAATAACAGTTTATCTTCATATAATTTTATATTATTCTTTAGTTTGGGTATTTAAAGTTAACGTAAACTTTACTCATATAATGGGTGCATTATTTGTATTTGATGTTGTTTTAATGTTAGTACTATCATTAAAATTCAAAAGAACAACTCCATATGTTCCAAATAAGGTGAACAAGTCAAATGTAGATTTGCATTATTGGAAGTATTCAATGTTAGCAGGATTATTACTAGCTTTCGCATTAATATATATGTATGGTGTTTTATCACCAATAGGAATAGCAACAAAAACACCTAATGGAAAGTTCGGAATGTATTCGTTGGTTTATTGGATGATAGTTTTACCTATTACGTTAGTATGCCATAATGCATTTGTTAAAAAATGTATTAAAGCTAAAGTTAATGAAGTTTCAGAAATAGCTTAA
- a CDS encoding GntR family transcriptional regulator, which translates to MLDKNSNTPLYIQLYTMFKEKIECGDVQDGWKLPSENELCEKYKISRSTIRQTLSELEKFGFIYKAKGKGSFVSVRPFPQDLNSLYNFSDEIKKHGKKPKYQLINLDLIVPDKTISTIMNLTYTDKVYKIQIIRKIEDEPILFETTYLPAKRFKNFENVNLNERSLYDVLRYDYNVTFSNAKQTFYPILASNKVKEYLDASKQKPLACMNVERISYEKKYIIEYTVSLVKGEKFRYTINLTN; encoded by the coding sequence ATGTTAGATAAAAACAGTAATACACCTTTATATATTCAATTATATACTATGTTTAAGGAAAAAATAGAATGCGGAGATGTGCAAGATGGTTGGAAACTACCCTCAGAAAATGAATTGTGTGAAAAATATAAAATTAGCAGATCTACAATCCGTCAAACTTTAAGTGAACTTGAAAAATTCGGATTTATATATAAAGCAAAAGGCAAAGGTAGTTTTGTATCTGTAAGACCATTTCCACAAGATTTAAATAGCCTGTATAATTTCTCTGATGAAATTAAAAAACATGGTAAGAAACCAAAATATCAATTAATTAACTTAGATTTAATAGTTCCAGATAAAACTATATCTACTATTATGAATCTAACTTATACTGACAAAGTCTACAAAATACAAATTATAAGAAAAATCGAAGATGAACCTATACTTTTTGAAACAACTTATTTACCTGCTAAAAGATTCAAAAATTTTGAAAATGTAAATTTAAATGAAAGATCTTTATATGATGTCCTAAGATATGACTACAATGTAACTTTTTCTAATGCTAAACAAACTTTTTACCCTATTCTTGCTAGTAATAAGGTAAAAGAATACTTAGATGCTAGTAAACAAAAACCTCTGGCTTGTATGAATGTTGAAAGAATTAGCTATGAAAAAAAATATATTATAGAATACACTGTTTCTTTAGTAAAAGGAGAAAAATTTAGATATACAATTAATTTAACAAACTAA
- a CDS encoding sulfatase family protein yields the protein MKKKNILLITSDQQHWNTIGAFNKEIKTPNLDRLVKEGTTFSRAYCPNPTCTPTRCTMITGLYPSQHGGWSLGTKMPENTLTIGDILQDNDYRTALVGKAHFQHNLQNEKYPSLEAMPILHDLDFWRKFDEKFYGFEHIELTRNHTVEFLVGQHYAIWMEDNGLKNWKDYFQPPIGNLNPNAKRLWDIPEKFHYDNWIAERTNLLLEQYKDNNENFFLWSSFFDPHPPYFVPEPWASMYSSDDITLPHYLNGEHTTTSPILKKTQEKDPDFSEYYEPQDKNWLHGCHSHLQDKEELKKDIAIYYGMVSMMDHYIGKILDKLEELGMAEDTIVVFTSDHGHFFGQHGLIAKGPFHYEDMIKIPFIVREPGVVPANKVNDSLQSLVDLTPTLLSKVGIEVPRTMAGKDESSVWNGEKESLRTYVTCENQHTETTVNLRTLVNKRYKITVYYDREHGELYDLEKDPKEFNNLWNDPEYAELKSKMLLEFMWAEMDKVPLWMPRVSLA from the coding sequence ATGAAAAAGAAAAATATACTTTTAATTACTAGTGATCAACAACATTGGAATACCATAGGAGCATTTAATAAAGAAATAAAAACTCCAAATTTAGATAGATTAGTAAAGGAAGGAACAACATTTTCTAGAGCTTATTGTCCCAATCCTACTTGTACACCAACTAGATGTACTATGATAACAGGACTTTATCCAAGTCAGCATGGAGGTTGGTCATTAGGAACTAAAATGCCAGAGAATACTTTAACTATAGGTGATATTTTACAAGATAATGATTATAGAACTGCATTAGTTGGAAAAGCTCACTTTCAACACAATCTTCAAAACGAGAAATATCCATCTTTAGAGGCTATGCCAATTCTTCATGATTTAGATTTTTGGAGAAAGTTTGATGAAAAATTTTATGGATTTGAACATATAGAGTTAACAAGAAATCATACAGTTGAGTTTTTAGTTGGACAACATTATGCTATTTGGATGGAAGACAATGGTCTTAAGAATTGGAAAGATTATTTCCAACCACCAATAGGAAACTTAAATCCGAATGCAAAGAGATTATGGGATATACCAGAAAAATTCCATTATGATAATTGGATTGCAGAAAGAACAAATTTATTATTAGAACAATATAAGGATAACAATGAAAACTTCTTCTTATGGTCTAGTTTCTTCGATCCGCATCCACCATATTTTGTACCTGAACCTTGGGCTTCTATGTATAGTTCAGATGATATAACATTACCTCATTATCTTAATGGAGAACATACAACTACATCACCAATATTGAAAAAGACCCAAGAAAAAGACCCTGATTTTTCAGAGTATTATGAGCCACAAGATAAAAATTGGTTACATGGATGCCATTCACATCTTCAAGATAAAGAAGAATTAAAGAAAGATATTGCCATTTATTATGGTATGGTTAGTATGATGGATCACTATATAGGAAAGATATTAGATAAATTAGAGGAACTTGGAATGGCTGAGGATACTATAGTTGTATTTACAAGCGATCATGGTCATTTCTTTGGACAACATGGATTAATTGCAAAAGGACCATTCCATTATGAAGATATGATAAAAATTCCGTTTATAGTAAGAGAACCAGGAGTTGTACCAGCAAATAAAGTTAATGATTCACTTCAATCACTTGTAGATTTAACGCCTACACTTTTAAGTAAAGTAGGAATAGAAGTTCCAAGAACTATGGCTGGTAAAGATGAAAGTAGTGTATGGAACGGAGAAAAAGAATCATTAAGAACTTATGTAACATGTGAAAATCAACATACAGAAACTACTGTAAACCTAAGAACATTAGTAAATAAAAGATATAAAATAACAGTATATTATGACAGGGAACACGGAGAACTATATGATTTAGAAAAGGATCCTAAAGAGTTTAATAATCTTTGGAATGATCCAGAATATGCTGAATTAAAATCAAAAATGTTACTAGAGTTTATGTGGGCTGAAATGGATAAGGTTCCACTTTGGATGCCTAGAGTAAGTCTTGCATAA
- a CDS encoding IS701 family transposase, whose product MFQNLIISNELSLYKFFKQLNFDLYLTKPQLEHLEGTMTAMILKGFNGKVSDIAELASKRHRTSITRFLSKSNWDENLLINALKSKVIELIWNKSEKSQKPIYLIIDDTISEKTKPSSKAINPIEKCYFHNSHLKRKTVYGHQLVVALLSCDGLVLPYSIEIYDKSNMSKIDIATKLIKSMPKPVNKGYILCDSWYSCKAIFKASALAGYAYIGALKTNRVIYPKGHERLGIKLHKFATSLNKDSFDLVKVKGKHYYIYNYIGHLNDMKNVSIILSYPKESFQKEGSLKAFISTDLVLKPLDILFKYTDRWVIEPFFRDCKNYLGLDSYQVRSERSILRYLTIMFITYTYCKLYSSKTLQFNTGLKLAKNNFKKAQIIFIYSAALNGQPIEKIFENLKIA is encoded by the coding sequence ATGTTTCAGAACTTAATTATATCAAATGAATTATCACTATACAAATTTTTTAAACAATTAAATTTTGATTTATATCTAACTAAACCTCAATTAGAGCATTTAGAAGGTACTATGACTGCTATGATTTTAAAAGGATTTAATGGTAAAGTATCTGACATAGCGGAGCTTGCTTCTAAAAGGCATAGAACTAGTATTACAAGATTTTTATCTAAAAGCAATTGGGATGAAAATTTATTAATAAATGCTTTGAAATCTAAGGTTATAGAGCTTATTTGGAATAAATCCGAGAAATCACAAAAACCAATTTATTTAATAATTGATGATACTATTTCTGAAAAAACAAAGCCCTCGTCAAAGGCAATAAATCCTATAGAAAAATGTTATTTTCACAATTCACATTTAAAAAGGAAAACAGTATATGGTCATCAATTAGTGGTTGCCTTACTTTCTTGTGATGGTTTAGTTTTACCTTACTCAATAGAAATCTACGATAAGAGTAATATGAGTAAGATAGATATAGCTACTAAATTAATTAAATCAATGCCTAAACCTGTTAATAAAGGGTATATTTTATGTGATAGTTGGTATAGTTGTAAAGCTATTTTTAAAGCTTCTGCGTTAGCAGGCTACGCTTATATTGGTGCACTTAAAACTAATAGAGTTATATATCCTAAAGGTCATGAAAGATTAGGAATAAAATTACATAAATTTGCTACTAGTTTAAATAAAGATTCCTTTGACCTCGTCAAAGTTAAAGGTAAGCATTACTATATTTATAACTATATTGGACACTTAAATGATATGAAAAATGTTTCAATAATTTTAAGTTATCCCAAAGAATCCTTTCAAAAAGAAGGTTCTTTAAAAGCATTTATATCCACAGACCTAGTATTAAAACCTTTAGATATTCTATTTAAATACACCGACAGGTGGGTTATTGAACCATTCTTCAGAGATTGCAAAAATTATTTAGGTTTAGATAGTTATCAAGTAAGAAGTGAAAGAAGTATCCTTCGATATCTTACTATAATGTTTATAACCTATACTTATTGTAAGTTATACTCAAGCAAAACTTTACAATTCAATACAGGGTTAAAATTAGCTAAAAATAATTTTAAAAAAGCTCAAATTATTTTTATTTATTCAGCAGCCTTAAACGGCCAACCTATAGAAAAAATTTTTGAAAATTTAAAAATAGCATAA